A stretch of the Deltaproteobacteria bacterium genome encodes the following:
- the fusA gene encoding elongation factor G, giving the protein MTTETTLLERTRNIGIIAHIDAGKTTTTERVLFYTGLTHKIGDVDEGTATMDWMPQEQERGITITSACTTCFWQNHRINIIDTPGHVDFTIEVERSLRVLDGAVGVFCGVAGVQPQSETVWRQATKHKVPRIAFVNKMDRTGADFYRCVKTMVDRLGANPVPFNLPIGAEDKFTGVVDLIKMKAFIFDEESQGEVFREEEIPADMKKRAIEYREKLIEEVAGHDDSLMADYLAGQELRTEAILAAARRATIASKITPVFAGSAFKNKGVQPLLDGVVSLLPSPLDVPSIEGKPVAGAKKKEGVLTRKTDFKEPFSALAFKIMSDPFVGTLTYFRVYSGVLEAGSYVYNSTKDKRERVGRLLRMHANKREEVKRVSAGDIAAIVGMKYTTTGDTLCVEQKPIILEKIDFPNPVISVAIEPKTKADQEKLSVSLNKLATEDPSFRVRIDHETGQTIIAGMGELHLEILVDRLKREFKVEANVGRPQVAYRETVKRKAEAEGKYIRQTGGRGQYGHVWLEVAPADKGVGFAFVDKITGGSVPKEYIPAVRKGVEEAMEGGILAGYPMMDIQASLFDGSFHEVDSSEIAFKVAGSLAFKEACKKAEMALLEPMMKLEVVAPEDFVGTVSGDLNARRGRILNAEVLNGMQTLEAQVPLAKMFGYATDLRSMTQGRAIFTMEFSHYEETPRNVAEEIVAKAQGR; this is encoded by the coding sequence ATGACAACAGAAACTACATTGCTGGAAAGGACACGGAACATCGGCATCATCGCCCATATCGATGCGGGCAAGACGACGACGACTGAGAGGGTCCTCTTTTACACGGGGCTTACCCACAAAATCGGTGATGTGGACGAGGGGACGGCCACCATGGACTGGATGCCGCAGGAGCAGGAGAGAGGGATTACGATCACCTCCGCCTGCACCACCTGCTTTTGGCAGAATCACCGGATCAACATTATTGATACACCAGGGCATGTTGATTTTACCATTGAAGTGGAGCGTTCTTTGAGGGTTCTCGATGGTGCGGTGGGTGTTTTTTGTGGCGTGGCCGGTGTTCAGCCCCAGTCCGAGACCGTCTGGCGCCAGGCAACCAAGCACAAGGTTCCACGGATTGCCTTTGTGAACAAGATGGACCGGACCGGCGCCGATTTTTATCGGTGTGTTAAAACGATGGTTGATCGGCTGGGGGCCAATCCGGTTCCCTTCAATCTGCCGATCGGTGCCGAAGACAAATTTACCGGTGTTGTGGATCTGATAAAAATGAAAGCTTTTATCTTTGATGAGGAGAGTCAGGGGGAGGTCTTCCGTGAAGAGGAGATCCCTGCCGACATGAAAAAGAGGGCGATCGAGTACCGCGAGAAACTCATCGAAGAGGTGGCAGGCCATGACGACTCGCTGATGGCCGATTACCTGGCGGGCCAGGAATTGAGAACAGAGGCAATTCTTGCGGCGGCCCGAAGGGCGACAATCGCTTCAAAGATAACGCCGGTCTTCGCCGGTTCGGCCTTCAAGAACAAAGGGGTTCAGCCACTCCTGGATGGCGTGGTGAGTCTTCTCCCGTCACCGTTGGATGTCCCTTCCATTGAAGGGAAACCGGTAGCCGGGGCAAAAAAGAAAGAGGGTGTTTTAACCCGCAAGACTGATTTTAAGGAACCGTTCTCGGCGCTTGCTTTCAAGATTATGTCCGATCCTTTTGTCGGCACATTGACCTATTTCCGGGTCTACTCCGGCGTTTTAGAGGCTGGTTCTTATGTTTATAACTCGACGAAAGATAAGAGGGAACGGGTTGGTCGTCTCCTCCGGATGCATGCCAACAAGCGGGAAGAGGTCAAACGGGTTAGTGCGGGAGATATTGCCGCTATCGTCGGGATGAAATATACAACAACAGGGGATACCCTTTGTGTTGAACAAAAGCCGATTATTCTGGAAAAGATCGATTTCCCCAATCCGGTGATCTCGGTTGCGATTGAACCGAAGACCAAGGCGGATCAAGAGAAATTATCGGTCTCTCTCAACAAACTGGCGACGGAAGACCCTTCTTTTCGTGTTCGTATCGATCACGAAACGGGGCAGACGATCATTGCCGGCATGGGGGAACTCCATCTGGAAATTCTGGTGGATCGTTTGAAAAGAGAATTCAAGGTTGAGGCGAATGTTGGCCGACCGCAGGTGGCTTACAGAGAGACCGTTAAAAGAAAGGCCGAGGCGGAAGGGAAGTACATCCGCCAGACGGGTGGTCGCGGCCAATATGGTCATGTCTGGCTTGAAGTGGCTCCTGCTGACAAGGGGGTTGGTTTTGCCTTTGTCGACAAGATTACAGGGGGGTCTGTTCCCAAGGAGTATATCCCGGCGGTGCGTAAGGGAGTTGAAGAGGCGATGGAAGGGGGAATTTTGGCCGGTTACCCGATGATGGATATTCAGGCCTCTCTTTTTGACGGCTCGTTTCACGAGGTGGACTCTTCCGAGATCGCCTTCAAGGTGGCTGGTTCCCTGGCGTTCAAGGAGGCTTGCAAAAAGGCGGAGATGGCCCTGTTAGAGCCGATGATGAAATTGGAAGTGGTAGCTCCGGAGGATTTTGTGGGGACGGTCAGCGGCGACCTCAATGCAAGACGCGGAAGGATTCTCAATGCCGAGGTTCTTAACGGGATGCAAACGCT
- the rpsG gene encoding 30S ribosomal protein S7 has protein sequence MARKGQTPRREILPDPKYKDRLVGKFINKLLLEGKKSIAEQIVYDALQIISEKTKEDPLKVFKDALDNVKPVLEVRSRRVGGATYQVPVEVRPDRRVALGMRWIVLYSRERGEKSMEEKLAGEILDAYQKRGSAIRKREDVHKMAEANKAFAHYRW, from the coding sequence ATGGCACGCAAAGGACAAACTCCCAGAAGGGAAATTCTGCCGGATCCAAAGTACAAGGATCGGTTGGTCGGGAAGTTTATTAACAAGCTTCTTCTCGAGGGGAAAAAGTCGATCGCGGAGCAGATTGTTTATGACGCCCTTCAGATCATCAGTGAGAAGACCAAGGAGGACCCTCTCAAGGTTTTTAAGGATGCCTTGGATAATGTAAAACCGGTCCTTGAGGTTCGTTCCCGTCGTGTCGGTGGGGCGACCTATCAGGTTCCGGTAGAGGTTCGGCCGGATCGGCGTGTCGCCTTGGGGATGCGTTGGATTGTGCTCTATTCGAGAGAACGGGGAGAGAAATCGATGGAGGAAAAGCTGGCCGGAGAGATTTTGGACGCGTACCAGAAGAGGGGCTCTGCGATTCGCAAGCGTGAAGATGTTCACAAGATGGCGGAGGCAAACAAGGCGTTTGCGCACTATCGTTGGTAG
- a CDS encoding 30S ribosomal protein S12: MPTINQLVRAGRRAVAKKTTAPALMNCPQRRGVCVRVYTTTPKKPNSALRKVARVRLTNGMEVSAYIPGEGHNLQEHSVVLVRGGRVKDLPGVRYHIVRGTLDSGGVEKRRKSRSKYGGKRPK, translated from the coding sequence ATGCCAACGATTAATCAACTGGTGCGGGCTGGGCGGCGGGCGGTTGCTAAAAAGACCACAGCCCCCGCATTGATGAATTGCCCTCAGAGGCGGGGGGTTTGCGTTCGTGTCTATACAACGACACCGAAGAAACCAAACTCAGCCCTTCGCAAGGTGGCCAGGGTTCGCCTGACCAACGGTATGGAGGTCTCGGCTTATATCCCCGGCGAGGGGCATAACCTCCAGGAACACTCGGTCGTTTTGGTCCGCGGGGGGCGTGTGAAGGATCTTCCCGGGGTTCGTTATCACATTGTCCGTGGCACGCTGGATTCCGGCGGGGTTGAGAAGAGGAGAAAAAGCCGTTCCAAATACGGGGGAAAGAGGCCCAAATAA